A single window of Qipengyuania sediminis DNA harbors:
- a CDS encoding replication-associated recombination protein A → MADLFSDHAPPPPARSPAPPRTDAPLADRLRPRTLHEVVGQDHLTGPDGAIGRMVAAGRLSSMILWGPPGTGKTTIARLLADAVEMRFESVSAVFSGVGDLKKAFAEADRAAEAGQRTLLFVDEIHRFNRAQQDGFLPFVERGTVTLVGATTENPSFALNAALLSRAQVLILQRLGSAALEELLRRAEGLEGPLPLTMPAREALVASADGDGRFLLNQAETLYNAKLAEPLDPAGLGAFLQRRVAVYDKDREGHYNLISALHKAVRGSDPQAALYYLARMLTAGEEPRFLARRLIRMAVEDIGLADPQALVQCLAAKDAYEFLGSPEGELALVQACLYLAAAPKSNAGYVAMKEAWKCARETGSLMPPANILNAPTKLMKDIGYGAGYRYDHDSADGFSGDNYWPDELPSQSFYRPTDRGFEREIAQRLERWDRMRSAG, encoded by the coding sequence ATGGCCGATCTCTTTTCCGACCACGCGCCGCCGCCGCCCGCCCGATCTCCCGCCCCGCCCCGCACGGATGCACCGCTGGCGGATCGGCTACGGCCGCGCACGCTGCACGAGGTTGTCGGCCAGGACCATCTGACCGGGCCAGACGGCGCCATCGGACGGATGGTCGCCGCGGGCCGACTGTCGAGCATGATCCTGTGGGGGCCGCCCGGCACCGGCAAAACGACGATCGCGCGCCTGCTGGCCGATGCGGTCGAGATGCGGTTCGAAAGCGTTTCGGCGGTATTCAGCGGCGTTGGCGATCTTAAAAAGGCCTTCGCCGAGGCCGACCGCGCCGCCGAAGCGGGACAGCGCACGCTGCTCTTCGTGGACGAGATACACCGCTTCAACCGCGCGCAGCAGGACGGCTTCCTGCCCTTCGTGGAGCGCGGAACGGTGACGCTGGTGGGCGCGACGACCGAGAACCCGAGCTTCGCGTTGAATGCGGCGCTGCTCAGCCGTGCGCAGGTGCTGATCCTGCAGCGGCTCGGTAGCGCCGCGCTCGAAGAGCTGCTGCGGCGTGCCGAAGGGCTCGAGGGCCCCCTCCCCCTCACCATGCCCGCACGTGAAGCTCTGGTAGCGAGCGCGGATGGCGACGGGCGCTTCCTGCTCAATCAGGCCGAGACGCTTTACAATGCGAAGCTCGCCGAGCCGCTCGACCCTGCAGGCCTCGGCGCTTTCCTTCAGCGCCGCGTCGCGGTCTACGACAAGGACCGCGAGGGGCACTACAATCTCATCTCCGCGCTGCACAAGGCGGTGCGCGGCTCCGATCCGCAGGCAGCGCTCTACTATCTTGCGCGGATGCTCACCGCTGGGGAGGAGCCGCGCTTCCTCGCTCGCCGGCTGATCCGCATGGCAGTGGAGGACATCGGCCTCGCCGATCCGCAGGCCCTGGTGCAATGCCTCGCGGCGAAGGACGCCTACGAATTCCTGGGCAGCCCCGAAGGCGAGCTGGCGCTGGTCCAGGCCTGCCTCTACCTCGCCGCCGCGCCCAAATCGAACGCCGGTTATGTCGCGATGAAAGAAGCGTGGAAGTGCGCAAGGGAAACAGGCAGCCTGATGCCGCCTGCCAATATCCTCAACGCCCCGACGAAGCTGATGAAGGACATCGGTTACGGCGCGGGCTACCGATACGATCACGACAGCGCGGATGGCTTTTCCGGT